One Coraliomargarita parva DNA segment encodes these proteins:
- a CDS encoding NAD-dependent epimerase/dehydratase family protein: protein MLAKHYPESWKGRPRTDGPRSVLVTGAGGRIGTRFAQAAKDQYALKLMLRPGHSAEQTARLEGCGTIVEARLEDLEALTGLFDGVDTIVHLAAESSPFAEWETLHRDNIIGAYNVVQAARSAGCRRVILASSIHAVSAYPAEEQVKTHEPVCPGDLYGVSKCFAEALGRYTAEVHGLSCIAIRIGMFLSRKTIRSRHPQGGLDFWVSPRDLNQLIQLCIENEDLLFAVFHGISDNQFKHLDISDARELLGYEPQDDAFAETEEDIDWPH from the coding sequence CGGTGCCGGGGGCAGAATCGGTACGCGCTTCGCACAGGCCGCCAAGGACCAGTACGCCTTGAAATTAATGCTTCGCCCGGGCCACTCTGCCGAGCAAACAGCCCGGCTCGAGGGCTGCGGCACGATCGTGGAGGCCCGGCTGGAAGACCTGGAGGCCTTGACCGGCCTCTTTGACGGGGTCGACACCATCGTCCATCTGGCAGCCGAATCATCGCCTTTTGCCGAATGGGAAACCCTGCATCGCGACAACATTATCGGCGCCTATAACGTCGTACAGGCCGCACGAAGCGCCGGCTGCCGCCGGGTCATTCTCGCCTCCAGTATCCATGCGGTTTCCGCCTACCCCGCCGAGGAACAAGTAAAAACACACGAACCCGTCTGCCCGGGTGACCTCTACGGCGTGAGCAAATGTTTTGCCGAAGCCCTCGGTCGTTACACGGCCGAAGTCCATGGCCTCTCCTGCATCGCGATCCGCATCGGCATGTTTCTCTCCCGCAAAACAATCCGGTCGCGACACCCACAGGGCGGACTCGATTTCTGGGTCTCACCCCGCGATTTGAACCAATTGATTCAGCTCTGTATTGAAAACGAAGACCTCTTGTTCGCGGTCTTTCACGGCATCAGTGACAATCAATTCAAGCACCTGGACATCTCGGACGCCCGCGAATTACTGGGCTACGAGCCCCAGGACGACGCCTTCGCTGAGACAGAAGAAGATATCGACTGGCCTCACTGA